One Candidatus Angelobacter sp. genomic region harbors:
- a CDS encoding radical SAM/SPASM domain-containing protein has product MLPSLVFRTLRSADFRCIRKFAWNFGVKGMLSVEKFKRRIKRGEYFPPFLYVSIINSCNLRCQGCWVDVEEKDAIDLDTLNRTITDAKRHGNVFFGILGGEPFMHPELLDLLATHPDCYFQLFTNGQFITEKVANRLRELGNATPLVSIEGREIVSDERRGKRDVFNKTMRGLEQCLRARLLTGVATSVCQTNIDELLTESWLQELINRGVHYVWYHTYRPVGPKMNAQLALRPDQLVRTRKFVVEMRAKMPIAIIDAYYDHDGRSLCPMSTGVSHHISPRGDIEPCPIIQFATENIRDSRGIYATMRDSAFLKDFRELSAHHTRGCVVLERPDLIKNLVAKHGARDTTVRGTAMAELEAMAPRFSQWLPGEEVPERHWMYRLAKKYWFNDFGAYRNVAHDAAAKAGELKSRLDPAAKKDDTFAAAGVS; this is encoded by the coding sequence ATGCTTCCTTCACTTGTCTTCCGAACATTGCGCTCTGCTGACTTCCGCTGCATCCGGAAGTTCGCCTGGAACTTCGGCGTGAAGGGGATGTTGTCGGTCGAGAAGTTCAAGCGGCGCATCAAACGCGGCGAGTATTTCCCGCCGTTTCTCTACGTCTCGATTATCAACTCGTGCAACCTGCGCTGCCAGGGTTGCTGGGTGGACGTCGAAGAAAAGGACGCGATCGATCTCGACACACTGAATCGCACGATCACCGACGCCAAACGGCACGGGAACGTTTTCTTCGGAATTCTCGGCGGCGAGCCGTTCATGCACCCGGAATTGCTCGACCTGCTCGCGACGCATCCGGACTGTTACTTCCAGCTTTTCACCAATGGCCAGTTCATCACGGAGAAAGTTGCGAATCGCCTGCGCGAACTGGGCAACGCCACGCCGCTGGTCAGCATAGAAGGCCGCGAAATTGTCAGCGACGAGCGGCGCGGCAAAAGGGACGTGTTCAACAAAACCATGCGTGGGTTGGAACAATGTCTGCGCGCCCGGCTTCTTACTGGAGTGGCCACGAGCGTCTGCCAGACGAACATTGACGAATTGCTGACCGAATCGTGGCTTCAGGAATTGATCAATCGCGGCGTGCATTACGTCTGGTATCACACGTATCGCCCGGTCGGCCCGAAGATGAACGCGCAACTCGCCTTGCGCCCGGATCAACTCGTGCGAACGCGGAAATTTGTTGTCGAAATGCGCGCGAAGATGCCCATCGCCATCATTGATGCCTATTACGATCATGACGGCCGGTCGCTTTGTCCGATGTCCACGGGGGTGAGTCATCACATCAGTCCCCGTGGAGATATCGAGCCGTGCCCGATCATCCAGTTTGCGACCGAGAACATCCGGGATTCGCGCGGCATTTACGCCACGATGCGCGATTCGGCTTTCCTCAAAGATTTCCGGGAACTTTCGGCCCATCACACCCGTGGTTGTGTTGTCTTGGAGCGACCCGATTTGATAAAGAATCTGGTCGCGAAACATGGCGCGCGCGACACGACGGTGCGCGGCACGGCGATGGCCGAGTTGGAGGCGATGGCGCCGAGGTTCAGCCAGTGGCTGCCGGGCGAGGAAGTGCCGGAGAGGCATTGGATGTATCGGCTGGCAAAGAAATACTGGTTCAACGATTTCGGCGCATACCGGAACGTGGCGCACGATGCTGCGGCAAAGGCGGGCGAATTGAAATCAAGACTCGACCCGGCCGCAAAGAAGGATGATACTTTTGCCGCAGCTGGAGTGTCGTAA